Part of the Henckelia pumila isolate YLH828 chromosome 2, ASM3356847v2, whole genome shotgun sequence genome is shown below.
tatcacttcccttatatgctcaaatctttctttcagctcTTTCCATAaagtcattgggtctttttctgtgaaatactcacatttcaacccttcatcaagatgtcggcgcaagaaaatcatagtttttgctttatcttgtgaggttgatatattattttctttaatgCTTTCACTTaaacccaatgactcaagatgcatctcaacatcaagagtccatggcatataattttttccagtgatatcgagtgcaacgaattcaagctttgccaagtttgacatggtggcactagaaaaataacaatgcattttattagttaatttccattaatatgacaatacaaaataatggataaacgatgagtacaagtaagtgtacaaatagagaaaaagcatGTGGtagaaaatcgctggtgagtacaaaactcgtgagcatgatgatcataatcgttatgaaaaatatccttagaaaagccaaaaactccatcttcttctttttcgaaaaaaaccgaggagaaaatgttttgagatgaagaatgaattttggtgttattgaaaataagtttgagtaaaaatatttataggccaaaaactagccgtttgtgaccgttgggggtaaagaaaaattgagtatgtgttgaataaaaatttgtgataatgatacaatgcatataatgataatcataattaaataattatgtatatcatatcacattattataagatcggtgtcgtagacagtcttttatataatattgtgaaattataccaatatagttagtataaagtcaggtatagtatatcatatcacattattataagatcggtgtcatagacaaccttttatataataacatgacattatacaaatatgattataatgtttaaaaaccttagaggcttttatacttgtcgtatcccttaccggaagtgtgggatgtcgtcttaacatcctcccaggatttataacaagttttttaaaaaattcataaaatgatattatatattaatatatacacaataaaaatatataaacagtaaaataaaaattcttacttgttgaatatttttgacttcttcttgtattttggagcgtcggaaattatagagaaccttcgagcgatcgtgctgataacgtgttgtgaaaagtaaaatttataaaactcaaaaactcaaaatattctcaaactccacactttaaatttattctctcaaattgtgtttttctacacaaatggagagacctatttatagatctcaatgggagattagtccaaaaattaaatcatcatcatctacatcatcacacactaattttcaaaataatacaactcaattttcaacaattctaatataatataatatattttcaacaattacattataattataataaataacttTGACCGACATTATTGCAACTATCTTGCTATTGGTATTTTACTTATCCTCACTTTCTCATATTTAAACTTGTATGTGTTTTCATacaaaataagaaaattaaattttaaaacgaAACTTTCAGTTTTGCCAAATTTTAATTAATGAATATCTTTTTAATCAATAATTAATGAATattttgataaaataaaaaaaaattagaagtaACTGATGTGTTTAATGATGGTATCCTGGTAAAaagaatatataaaatatgttttaaaaaaaatacagacTATATGTTTGGGACAaggaattaaaaaaatatagtaGCTTTTATTTTTAGAATGGGGAGATTACATGTAATCAgggttttttattaaattaatataaaataaataaatattaattaaaataatgcatttttaaaatttttatcaaactATGCCATTCCGGGACAGACTGTCCCGGATTCAGAAGAGATGTGTCTGACATCTGCTGAATCCGGGACAGTCTGTCCCGGATTCAggtttattaattaaaaaaaaagactcatttttgggaaaaaaaaaaccggttattgcaaaagaaaaaaaaatgtcttgTCGATCAAGAGAGCTCCGGATTCAGAAAGCACCAACACATTAATTGTCCAGCACCAACACATTAATTGCCCATAAATTGATTCTTACTTTATGgactaaaattattatttgtatGAATTATTGTTTCCAACCAGGAGCTccagaattattattttttatttccaaCAATACTcttcaattttaaataattaaaaattcaacaaattcaataataattacTTTTGATTTAGAATATAACTAAATTATAGTTACTGTAATTATTATTcaccatattttaattttattgatcattataatatattatttatttaacaatAATATTGTGATGTTTCTAACTTTATTTaacattaaatatttaattattataataaatacatatttatattataattaaatttaattattttatatatttcaattattattttagttaatCTTTGGGGTTAGGAAATTTAAATcagtaaaaaattaataattaatatattatttaaatttgtactataattttttaattttaaatattttcaataattatttgtcgaaataattataataaattcaaaattattaattgtattataatatattttattcttaAATTCAAACAATTAATGAAATTTACCTAAGGAGATATATacgaattaaaaaataataattgaaatatatattagcaaatttaaaaattttaatattaattattaattaattacaaatttaaattcaaatttttacaaattttttaacaaattgaaatatatattagcAAATTTTTTACAAATTGAAataagaaattttaattattttcaataattctttgtcgaaataattataataaattcaaaattattaattgtattataatatatttttacctAAGGAGATATATacgaattaaaaaataataattgaaatttaaatatttctaaaattaaaaaattatagtacaaatttaaatattatattaattattaattttttactgATTTTAATTTTCTAACCCCAAAGATTAACTAAAATAATGattgaaatatataaaataattaaatttaattataatataaatatgtgtttgttataataattaaatatttaatgttttttttttacggtcaattttttgtaatttattGCAATAATAATAGGTCTTTAGTTACAAGATGAATTAACCAGACAGGGAAGTCTCCAATCTTCCACACAAAATTGGAAGAGGAAGAAATAGAAAAGGCATCAATCGAGTGAGCTACAACATTTGCCGATCGCCGAATATGAGTAAGGTTTGTGTTACTTCGAGAATCCAGAAGACGTCTAATATCAGTAGCAATGGATCCTGCATAATTAAGATCCTCTTCTGGCGTAGTGACTGCTTGCACCGCCAGAAGAGAATCTGAAGTGAAATGGTTAACCTGAAAGTTGTGAGTCTGAGCAACCTTAAAACCTTCTTGAATTGCTAAGAGTTCAGCAAATAACACAGATTGAGGATTATCAATTTGACGACCAAAATCCAATATAGGTTGTCCTTCATGATTACGAATGACCCTACCAATTGCAAAAGAGCTAGTATTCTCATTGTAGGCAGCATCTACATTCATTTGAAGATTATTCTCAGATGGGGCAGCCCATGTCTCAGGTGAGCTGCAATTAGATTTCGCAAATCCCACATCCAGGGCCGTGCGTGCACTTTGAAATTCTTGAAGCAATTTCTCTCCCCAATCAGACAAAATCCCTTTTGTACCACTATCGTTCTTATGGATCAATCTTAATCTCTCATTCCAAGTGGCCCAAGTCCTCATTACAAACACCTCAAAATCATTCTTTTTAAGCTTTTGTTTAAACCAAAGAAATAAATCGAGGACATCCAAATGACATACCTGCTTTAACAACACCCAGAAACATGAATTTTTCCAGTTTTGTTTTATGAAAGGACACAGAAACAAAGCATGAGAAGTGGAGTCCTCCTGCGTCCTACACAACGGACACCAAACATTCACTGGTACATGATGCAACATGAGATTTAGCTGAGTTGGAATGATATTATGAACCACCCTCCAACAGAATATTCAAATTTTAGGTGGTATCGAAAGAGCCCAAAGGAACTGCCACCAACTCTTTAATCGAGAACATGAACTCGAAACTGGTGAGTCATAAAAACCCATCTCTGACTTATATCCCTCACGGACTGAATATCTACCTTTTGGGTCGAGAGGCCAGAATCGGAAATCCTGTTGTTGATCTGAGAAAGTTGGGATAGCCAATATTTCTTTTGCCAGGTAAGGTGGAAATAACTGTTGCACCAGCTGTGTATTCCAACCCCCATTTACCATGAGGTCCTTTACTTTTGAGTGTAAATCATGCTCTTGGATCATATTAACTCGGACCCTTATTTTTGAAATCCATCTATCTTTTGAGATATCAATCTTGGCTCTATCTCCCACATGCCAACAAACTTCCTTTTCCAGCAAGGGCCTGCTCCATAGCAAGGAACGCCAAAGGTAAGAAGGGTTACTACCAAGGCCAGCTTCCATAACATCTTGGTGACAAAAATATCTTGCTTTGAGAACACGAGCAACCAGCGAGTCCGGATCTTTTATAATTCGCCATATTTGTTTGGCCAGTAAAGCCTTGTTAAAAGTATCCAATTGGCGAAAACCCAATCCTCCCATACCCTTGGGCTTACACAGAAATTTCCATGTTTTCCAATGCATTCTTTTCTTACCCTCGTCAACACCCTACCAAAAGTTAGAACATTCCTGATCTATGTCATTACAAATTGACTTAGGAATGCGGAAACAAGACATAGCATAGATGGGAATTGACTGTAAAACTGATTTAATTAAAGTCTCCTTACCACCAACTGAGAAATTTTTGCTTCCCCAGCTTTGTATCCTTTTCACAACCCTCTCCACTAAATATCGAAATTGCAAACTCTTGCTTCGTGCTGAGATTGATGGTAGGCCAAGATAAACCTCATGACTTTGCATAATTGAGATGGCTAGACTAGACTTAATGCTTTCTGCCATAGCTGCATTTGTATTCGGGCTAAAAGAAACCGATGACTTCTCATAGTTAATGAGTTGTCCCGAAGCCTTCTCATATCGGATTAGGCAATTTCGAATAGCCTCACAATCATTGATTGTGGCTTTGAAAAAGACCAAGCTATCATCAGCAAATAACAGGTGAGTAATAGATGTACATGAAGATGCAATGCGGACACCTGTTAATGCACGATGTTCTTCTATTGATAGAATAGAAGACGATAATCCATGCGCATATAATACAAATAAATAAGGAGATAGATGATCTCCCTGGCGAAGGCCTCTACTGGGAACAATATTTCCAACAATATCACCATTAACAGAGAATGAGTACCTGACAGATCGCACACATCGCATTATTTTCTCCACCCAAATAGGTGAGAAACCCAACTTAAGCATCATACCCTCGAGAAAGCTCTATTCCACCCGATCATAAGCTTTGCTCATATCCAATTTGAGTGCTCCATACCCTTTCTGCCCCTTTTTTCTGCTTCTAATCCAATGTAAAGCTTCAAAGCTGAGGATAATATTATCAGATATCAGTCGTCCTGGAACAAAGGCACTTTGAAACTCATTTATTGTTCGTTTGAGAACATTTCTCAGACGATTTGTGAGGCACCGAGCAACTATTTTGTAACACACATTGCACAAGCTAATGGGTCTGAAATCCTTCAAAGTCATAGGAGTCTTTATTTTTGGTACCAGAGTAACAATTGTATCATTCCAATCATCAAGGCTCGCTCCATTATTGAGAATATTTAAGATAGCCTCCGTGACTTCCACCCCAATAACATCCCAATATTTCTTGAAAAAGAAAACAGACATACCATCCGGCCCAGGAGCTTTATCTGGGTGCATATCCAGCATTGCCTTCCGAACTTAATCAGGAGAAAAGGTAGCACTGAGAGCAGAATTCATGTCATGATCAATAGTAGTAGCCACACAATCCAATATCTGGTTTATTTCTTTGGCTGTTGGATTAGTAGACGTGAAGATATTATTAAAATAGTTCTCGATGATCTCATCCATCGAGTTTTTCTCTGTGCACCAATCACCATGAGCTTAAATAAGTCCACTGatatgatttctaactctcctAGCCGAAGCACAAGCATGGAAGTATTTAGAATTCCTATCCCCTTGTGCAAGCCAAGTAACCCTGCTCCTTTGTTTCCAATACACTTCATCCTTGGTGACTAATTCCTCAAGAGCACCAATTGTGGAAACCAATTTATGCCACTGCTCATGGGTTTTCAAGGTATTCAAATGTTGTCTCTTAAGCAGCATCTGTTTGGGAAGTTTGCCAAATCGATCACCAGCCCAAAGCTTTAAAGTTTTCTTATAGTTTCGAAGGCGGATCGGTAAAGTCATAGTCCGGTTCTCCTTATCCCAACCTTTCTGAACCATCTCCTGACAGTCAGATTCAGTGGCCCAATGTTGCTCGAACCTCAAAACCGCTTGCTTCCGACCTAGTTTCTGCATCATTCCCCCTAGCTCCAAAAATATGGGTCTATGATCGGAGTGATAAAATTCTAAGGAATACACCTTAGACGTTGGGTAAAGCAATCTCCATTCGAAGGAAGCCACATATCTATCCAACCT
Proteins encoded:
- the LOC140878108 gene encoding uncharacterized protein translates to MMLKLGFSPIWVEKIMRCVRSVRYSFSVNGDIVGNIVPSRGLRQGDHLSPYLFVLYAHGLSSSILSIEEHRALTGVRIASSCTSITHLLFADDSLVFFKATINDCEAIRNCLIRYEKASGQLINYEKSSVSFSPNTNAAMAESIKSSLAISIMQSHEVYLGLPSISARSKSLQFRYLVERVVKRIQSWGSKNFSGVDEGKKRMHWKTWKFLCKPKGMGGLGFRQLDTFNKALLAKQIWRIIKDPDSLVARVLKARYFCHQDVMEAGLGSNPSYLWRSLLWSRPLLEKEVCWHVGDRAKIDISKDRWISKIRVRVNMIQEHDLHSKVKDLMVNGGWNTQLVQQLFPPYLAKEILAIPTFSDQQQDFRFWPLDPKGRYSVREGYKSEMGFYDSPVCHLDVLDLFLWFKQKLKKNDFEVFVMRTWATWNERLRLIHKNDSGTKGILSDWGEKLLQEFQSARTALDVGFAKSNCSSPETWAAPSENNLQMNVDAAYNENTSSFAIGRVIRNHEGQPILDFGRQIDNPQSVLFAELLAIQEGFKVAQTHNFQVNHFTSDSLLAVQAVTTPEEDLNYAGSIATDIRRLLDSRSNTNLTHIRRSANVVAHSIDAFSISSSSNFVWKIGDFPVWLIHLVTKDLLLLQ